A single Flavobacterium sp. 1 DNA region contains:
- a CDS encoding GH92 family glycosyl hydrolase, which yields MRLNKILKIGKIGISFAFIFLVSCKTEKTASLPKDQLKEQLVDKVYPLLDTENSRWFFFSSASRPFGMVNLNPDTEINGDWGCGYKYSSDTIKGFSHIHEWQMSGLSVMPVTSIGEAKKSIFKDFYSKFSHDTEKITPGYHSLILDRYQITSELTSTKRVGFHKYTFPENAQKAILFNLNTVLGPCSNTDGTLVKDNDYELSGTFVMSPNFRRPKPLKVFFKIIFKTPIVSAEKDDATGNYLVSFGKSDNKIFMKVGISYTSLENATINIQEELPHWDFDKVVSESRNEWNNLLSRIKVEGGTETDQRRFYTDLWHALQGRKMISDANGAYPDNTGEKFRIGQLPLNADGKPKFNQYNSDAFWGAQWTINTLWGLVYPEIMEEFVHSLMQYYKDGGMIPRGPSGGNDTYVMTGASATPFIVTAIQKGIVKDDLEFIYTALKKNHMLNGIMGKAGYEHNTDSGGGLKYYMEKGFVPYPIPEGNFGSHQDGASQTLEYAYQDWTLAQLAKKLNHQEDYSYFLTRSKNYQNIFDKTAGWMRPKNVNGEWLVNFDPYKYENGFIESNGAQSTWFVPHDIDGLAVLMGGKEKAAEKLNSQFETAQKLKFTSGTSHDAELHPEFSRIPINFGNQPSIQTSFVFNLLGRPDLTQYWTRNVIKETFSGLAPDTGYNGDEDQGLMGSLNVLFKIGLFQMNGGTEENPQYQLGSPLFNKVTIQLSPKYYSGKNFVIEASNNSAENVYINKIDYNGRPVEKSSISHRDITNGGKLILEMSNKPKQ from the coding sequence ATGAGACTAAATAAAATTTTAAAAATCGGAAAAATAGGAATAAGTTTTGCTTTTATTTTTCTAGTATCGTGTAAAACCGAAAAAACAGCTTCTCTTCCAAAGGATCAATTAAAAGAACAATTGGTGGATAAGGTGTATCCTTTGCTTGATACGGAAAACTCAAGGTGGTTTTTCTTTTCCTCCGCAAGCCGTCCGTTCGGTATGGTGAATTTAAATCCGGATACAGAAATTAATGGTGATTGGGGCTGTGGATACAAATATAGCAGTGATACAATAAAAGGCTTTAGCCATATTCATGAATGGCAAATGTCTGGGCTTTCGGTAATGCCGGTAACCAGCATTGGTGAAGCCAAAAAAAGCATATTTAAAGATTTTTATTCTAAATTTAGTCATGACACCGAAAAAATAACACCTGGATACCATTCTCTGATATTAGATCGATACCAAATTACTTCGGAATTGACCAGTACCAAAAGAGTTGGTTTTCATAAATATACATTCCCTGAAAATGCGCAAAAGGCAATCCTTTTTAATCTGAATACCGTTTTGGGCCCTTGTAGCAATACAGACGGGACATTAGTAAAAGATAATGATTATGAACTTTCCGGCACATTTGTGATGAGCCCTAATTTTAGAAGACCAAAACCGTTAAAGGTGTTTTTTAAAATTATATTCAAAACGCCAATTGTTTCGGCAGAGAAAGATGACGCAACGGGCAATTATTTGGTCAGTTTTGGTAAATCAGATAATAAAATATTCATGAAAGTGGGGATTTCCTATACCTCGCTTGAAAATGCCACAATCAATATTCAAGAAGAATTGCCACATTGGGATTTTGATAAAGTAGTTTCAGAATCCAGAAACGAATGGAATAATCTGTTGAGCAGAATTAAGGTTGAAGGCGGAACAGAAACAGATCAAAGACGATTTTACACTGACCTTTGGCACGCTTTGCAAGGACGAAAAATGATTAGTGATGCAAATGGAGCCTATCCTGATAATACGGGAGAAAAATTCAGAATTGGACAATTGCCACTCAATGCTGACGGAAAACCAAAATTTAACCAATACAATTCCGATGCTTTTTGGGGTGCCCAATGGACAATCAATACGCTTTGGGGTCTTGTTTATCCCGAAATCATGGAGGAATTTGTACATTCATTAATGCAGTATTACAAAGATGGAGGAATGATCCCCCGCGGTCCTTCTGGCGGAAATGATACTTATGTCATGACGGGAGCTTCAGCAACACCTTTTATTGTTACTGCTATCCAAAAAGGAATAGTGAAAGATGATTTGGAATTCATTTATACAGCACTTAAAAAAAATCACATGTTAAACGGCATTATGGGAAAAGCGGGATATGAACATAATACAGATAGCGGAGGTGGATTAAAATATTATATGGAAAAAGGCTTTGTTCCTTATCCAATCCCCGAAGGTAATTTTGGAAGCCATCAGGACGGTGCGAGCCAAACGTTAGAATATGCCTATCAGGACTGGACTTTGGCACAATTGGCCAAGAAATTAAATCATCAAGAGGATTACAGCTATTTTTTGACCCGATCTAAAAATTACCAAAATATTTTTGACAAAACAGCCGGATGGATGCGTCCTAAAAATGTGAATGGAGAATGGCTTGTAAACTTTGATCCTTATAAATATGAAAACGGTTTTATAGAATCCAATGGCGCACAGTCAACATGGTTTGTGCCGCATGATATTGATGGTCTGGCGGTATTAATGGGAGGAAAAGAAAAAGCGGCTGAAAAATTGAACAGCCAATTTGAAACTGCTCAAAAATTAAAATTTACTTCAGGCACTTCACACGATGCCGAACTGCATCCTGAGTTTAGCCGTATTCCGATAAATTTTGGGAATCAGCCGTCAATACAGACATCCTTTGTTTTTAATCTGTTGGGAAGACCTGATTTAACGCAGTATTGGACCAGAAATGTGATTAAGGAAACCTTTAGCGGGTTAGCTCCAGACACGGGCTACAATGGAGATGAAGATCAGGGGTTAATGGGAAGCCTTAACGTATTGTTCAAAATTGGTCTGTTTCAAATGAATGGCGGTACGGAGGAAAATCCTCAATATCAGTTAGGAAGCCCGCTATTTAATAAAGTGACCATTCAATTGAGTCCCAAGTATTATTCAGGCAAAAATTTTGTTATTGAAGCCAGTAATAATAGTGCAGAAAACGTGTATATTAATAAAATAGATTACAATGGCAGACCAGTAGAAAAATCCAGTATTTCTCACAGGGATATTACTAATGGAGGAAAATTAATTTTAGAAATGTCAAATAAGCCAAAACAGTAA
- a CDS encoding glycoside hydrolase family 28 protein, with amino-acid sequence MSKIKLKLFFIALLVSHFLIGFKCHAQKVTQSQKEFLITDYGSKADGKTVNTTAIQKAIDAAFKNKGGVVVFPKGIFLSGSIILKSNVTLYFEEESVLLGSTNPKDYFNMAFEGRPVSLKNDDNSQMALILGHKANNISLKGKGKIDGQGLKLALNIDSLHHAGIAVDPKYSIRRNRPNETMRPKLLRFSQCDNVLIEGLKAGEASCWGLSFELCSNLTLDNLTIVNRSYWNNDGIDITDCRNVKVTNCDINAADDGICLKSYYPGYYNDSVYIANCTIKSSASAIKFGTASFGGFKNVTIKDIKVLDTFRSAIALESVDGAFIENIDVSNIQAVNTGNAIFIRLGQRSGDKPGSIKNVSIKNIKVQVPFGRPDSNYDLRGPEVDFFHNPFPSSIVGLEGYAVENVTLENIEINYPGRASKGMAYIPLNRLNQVPEAVKDYPEFSMFGELPAYGFYVRHVNGLSMKNIKLTLEDADFRPAFVFDDVQNLKMEAVDLPKEKQKQLVFNNVVTAVLEDQLLEQKLEIKSK; translated from the coding sequence ATGTCAAAAATTAAGCTAAAACTGTTTTTTATTGCTTTATTGGTCAGTCATTTTTTAATTGGATTTAAGTGCCATGCGCAAAAAGTAACTCAATCTCAAAAGGAGTTTCTGATTACGGATTATGGCTCAAAAGCAGATGGGAAAACGGTCAATACAACAGCTATTCAAAAAGCAATTGATGCTGCTTTCAAAAATAAAGGGGGCGTGGTAGTTTTTCCTAAAGGCATCTTTTTGTCAGGAAGCATTATATTAAAAAGTAATGTAACCTTATATTTTGAAGAAGAATCGGTTTTATTGGGAAGCACAAATCCCAAAGATTACTTTAATATGGCTTTTGAGGGAAGACCTGTTTCTCTAAAAAATGACGACAACTCCCAAATGGCTTTAATTTTAGGGCATAAAGCAAATAATATTTCACTCAAAGGAAAAGGAAAAATAGACGGTCAGGGTTTAAAATTGGCTTTGAATATCGACAGCCTTCATCATGCCGGTATTGCTGTTGACCCAAAATACAGCATTCGCAGAAACAGGCCAAACGAAACCATGAGACCCAAATTGCTTCGCTTTTCGCAGTGTGATAATGTTTTAATCGAAGGGTTGAAAGCAGGAGAAGCTTCCTGCTGGGGATTGTCCTTTGAATTATGCAGTAATCTTACGCTCGATAATCTTACTATTGTGAACCGCTCGTATTGGAACAACGACGGAATAGATATCACGGATTGTAGAAATGTGAAGGTAACCAACTGCGATATAAATGCTGCCGATGACGGTATTTGTCTAAAATCATATTACCCCGGATATTATAATGATTCGGTTTATATTGCCAATTGTACGATTAAATCCAGTGCCAGTGCCATAAAATTTGGAACCGCTTCTTTTGGCGGATTTAAAAATGTGACCATCAAAGATATTAAGGTTCTCGATACTTTTCGTTCAGCCATTGCATTAGAATCTGTAGATGGTGCTTTTATTGAAAACATTGATGTTTCAAACATACAAGCAGTAAATACAGGTAATGCCATTTTTATACGGTTGGGACAGCGAAGCGGCGATAAACCGGGAAGTATAAAGAATGTGTCTATAAAAAATATAAAAGTTCAAGTGCCATTTGGCCGTCCAGACAGCAATTATGATTTGAGAGGGCCGGAAGTTGATTTTTTCCATAATCCGTTTCCTTCTTCAATAGTTGGTTTGGAAGGTTATGCAGTCGAAAATGTAACTTTAGAAAACATTGAAATAAATTATCCGGGAAGAGCTTCAAAAGGAATGGCTTATATTCCGTTAAACCGACTGAATCAAGTACCGGAAGCAGTAAAAGATTATCCTGAATTTTCTATGTTTGGTGAATTGCCTGCTTATGGTTTTTATGTGAGACATGTAAATGGATTAAGTATGAAAAATATCAAATTAACATTGGAGGATGCTGATTTTAGACCAGCTTTTGTTTTTGATGATGTTCAAAACTTAAAAATGGAAGCAGTAGATCTTCCGAAAGAAAAACAGAAACAACTTGTCTTTAATAACGTTGTTACAGCCGTTTTGGAAGATCAATTATTGGAACAGAAACTTGAAATTAAGAGTAAATGA
- a CDS encoding RagB/SusD family nutrient uptake outer membrane protein, giving the protein MKKIFKYIGLPILAVGMLWSCENLDVPITTQLTPDVFPQNSAQYIQTAGPVYAAFRGEFSFAWWWSQSLTTDEAIMPARGGNWFDNRNYIAMHYHDWTADNGIIGSLWDWSSKVIGTSNQTISILNQAMPEGAEKATMISELKTMRAISYYIMMDSYGNVPLDTVYGDFSSHTKSDRKVVFEFIEKELKKAIPNLSAASGITTYGRPNKQTANALLAKLYLNAEVYTGTARYNDCIAACDAVINSGLYAVEPRSTYLQMFYPNNGPQMKEFIFAIPYDPAAVSVGFNGQMYHSRYDVPRSERAKFGLPFTPSAPRSTLPEFYANFDDVNDIRNKQWLTGLQFMNDGVTKVMVTTTKKGYDQFYTGSDGGASYTYQVDLTPDIVLRQSVTLFDLGNDEIAWNMGYRNIKFYPDATSTSRNQNNDVPFLRYSDILLMKAEAILRGGNSTLGQTALTLVNMVRSSRSTSAAWTGVTLDDLYKERSREFTQEAWHRNDMIRFGKYEGKWGFKTNTDTYRRIFPIPTNALVLNPALIQNPGY; this is encoded by the coding sequence ATGAAAAAAATATTTAAATATATAGGACTTCCAATACTTGCGGTTGGTATGTTATGGTCTTGCGAAAATCTTGACGTACCAATCACGACACAACTTACACCAGATGTATTCCCTCAGAACTCTGCACAATATATTCAGACAGCAGGTCCAGTTTATGCTGCTTTTCGTGGAGAGTTTTCATTTGCATGGTGGTGGTCACAATCGCTGACTACTGATGAAGCAATTATGCCTGCCAGAGGAGGTAACTGGTTTGACAATAGAAATTATATTGCAATGCATTATCATGATTGGACAGCAGACAATGGTATCATAGGCAGTCTTTGGGATTGGTCATCAAAAGTTATTGGGACAAGCAATCAGACTATTTCAATTTTGAATCAAGCCATGCCTGAAGGAGCAGAAAAAGCGACTATGATTTCAGAATTAAAAACAATGCGTGCCATCTCTTATTATATAATGATGGATAGCTACGGGAATGTGCCTTTGGATACTGTTTACGGAGATTTTAGTTCACATACTAAATCGGATAGAAAAGTGGTTTTTGAATTTATCGAAAAAGAATTAAAGAAAGCCATACCTAATTTAAGTGCTGCATCTGGAATAACAACTTATGGCAGACCAAATAAGCAAACAGCAAATGCTTTGTTAGCTAAATTGTATTTGAATGCCGAGGTTTATACAGGAACGGCACGTTACAATGATTGTATTGCTGCTTGTGATGCCGTTATTAATTCTGGATTGTATGCTGTTGAGCCTAGAAGTACTTATCTTCAGATGTTTTATCCAAATAATGGCCCGCAAATGAAAGAATTTATTTTTGCGATTCCTTATGATCCTGCAGCTGTCAGTGTAGGTTTCAATGGACAAATGTATCATTCACGTTACGATGTGCCGCGTTCTGAAAGAGCAAAGTTTGGTCTGCCTTTTACGCCTAGTGCACCTAGAAGTACCTTGCCAGAATTTTATGCAAATTTCGACGATGTTAATGATATTCGTAACAAGCAATGGTTAACCGGTTTGCAGTTCATGAATGATGGAGTTACTAAGGTAATGGTTACAACAACGAAAAAAGGGTATGACCAGTTCTATACTGGATCAGATGGTGGTGCGAGTTATACCTATCAGGTAGACTTGACTCCAGATATTGTTCTTCGCCAGAGTGTTACTTTGTTCGATTTAGGTAATGATGAAATTGCTTGGAATATGGGGTACAGAAATATCAAGTTTTATCCTGATGCAACTTCAACAAGCCGTAACCAAAATAATGATGTACCGTTTTTACGTTATTCAGATATTCTTTTGATGAAAGCTGAAGCGATTCTTCGCGGAGGTAATTCAACTTTGGGTCAAACAGCACTTACATTGGTAAATATGGTACGTTCCAGCCGTTCTACTTCTGCAGCTTGGACAGGTGTAACTTTAGACGATCTTTATAAAGAAAGAAGCCGAGAATTTACTCAAGAAGCATGGCATAGAAACGATATGATTCGATTTGGAAAATATGAAGGGAAATGGGGATTCAAAACAAATACTGATACCTATCGCCGTATTTTTCCTATTCCAACTAATGCTTTGGTTTTAAATCCTGCTTTAATTCAGAATCCTGGATATTAA
- a CDS encoding phosphatidylinositol-specific phospholipase C1-like protein, whose product MMIVNIRKYCPVLLILGVIICSFTNDGVHLNDIQVIGSHNSYKIAIEEPLFNYLFKLDSSRAKSLQYSHIPLEEQLDLGLRNLELDVLYDPNGGYYSNPKGLEIVKNLGQEPMAFDKEQKLKKPGLKMFHIQDIDFRSHYLLFREGLLALKKWSDKHPNHTPIFILMNTKDDVIEKLRKPLPFTAKALDSIDIEIKSVFSAKQLITPDLVRGKHKTLEEAILKKGWPELNAVKGRFLFVLDEKEEKINRYLENHFSLKNRILFVNSKEGNPEAAFRIINDPIKDFDYIKELVAKGYMVRTRADSDTKQARTNDYTSFEKAKASGAQVISTDYYLPSKLFKSDFKISFENNTFERIK is encoded by the coding sequence ATGATGATTGTAAATATTCGAAAATATTGTCCTGTTCTATTAATTTTAGGTGTCATCATTTGCAGTTTTACAAATGATGGTGTACATCTTAATGACATTCAGGTTATTGGCAGTCATAATTCTTATAAAATCGCTATTGAAGAACCTTTGTTCAACTATTTGTTTAAACTGGATTCTTCAAGAGCAAAATCACTGCAGTATAGTCATATTCCCTTGGAAGAACAACTGGATTTAGGATTACGAAATTTAGAATTGGATGTTTTATATGACCCCAACGGTGGCTATTACTCGAATCCAAAAGGATTGGAAATAGTAAAAAATTTAGGGCAGGAACCTATGGCTTTTGATAAAGAGCAAAAGCTTAAAAAACCGGGTTTGAAAATGTTCCATATTCAGGATATTGATTTTAGAAGTCATTATCTATTGTTTAGGGAAGGCTTATTGGCTCTGAAAAAATGGTCTGATAAACACCCGAATCACACGCCGATTTTTATTTTGATGAATACTAAAGATGATGTTATCGAAAAATTGCGTAAGCCATTGCCTTTTACTGCAAAAGCTTTGGACAGCATTGATATAGAAATAAAAAGCGTTTTTTCTGCTAAACAGCTTATTACACCAGATTTGGTTAGAGGAAAACACAAAACTTTAGAAGAAGCAATTCTAAAAAAGGGCTGGCCGGAGTTGAATGCCGTGAAAGGGCGTTTCCTTTTTGTATTAGATGAAAAAGAAGAAAAAATCAATCGGTATTTAGAAAATCATTTTTCGTTAAAAAACAGAATTTTATTTGTTAACAGTAAAGAGGGAAATCCCGAAGCAGCATTCCGAATTATAAATGACCCAATCAAGGATTTTGACTATATTAAAGAATTAGTGGCTAAAGGTTATATGGTTCGCACCAGAGCAGATTCTGATACCAAGCAGGCTAGAACAAATGATTATACTTCGTTTGAAAAAGCCAAAGCATCTGGAGCACAAGTCATCTCAACCGATTATTATCTGCCATCCAAATTGTTTAAATCGGATTTCAAGATTTCTTTTGAGAACAATACTTTTGAACGAATAAAATAA
- a CDS encoding DUF4861 family protein, translating to MKLSFIAALLFCCICFGQNNTDTSLYMKAEKSEKITYLTDIGSESGDLYKTIGHHGPAIENEWMALRIYFSDKVAIDVYNKAKAGLELKKAQWYPTPEQQKEGWGADYYKVASTVGLGGIRLWDGEKVLPLNPVTNRLARVGKTDTTSWMEMISRGVPYKGKKVDILVRVTVFSGKREAKVEAVSLTGEKVQFVTGVNYFKDFETKKGANYIAVWGKHPEDVAAEVIGIGAAIKYNPKDYVKNTDDGTQYLLISKPTVSLETKIISSSEREQELNTLDKLEAYIK from the coding sequence ATGAAATTATCATTTATTGCCGCTTTGCTGTTTTGCTGTATTTGTTTTGGACAAAATAATACAGACACCAGTTTGTATATGAAGGCCGAAAAATCAGAAAAAATAACATACCTGACTGATATAGGTTCAGAATCAGGGGATTTATACAAGACAATCGGGCATCACGGACCTGCTATCGAAAACGAGTGGATGGCATTGAGAATTTATTTTAGTGATAAAGTGGCTATCGACGTTTATAATAAAGCAAAAGCAGGTTTAGAGTTGAAAAAAGCACAATGGTATCCAACTCCGGAACAGCAAAAAGAAGGATGGGGAGCTGATTATTATAAAGTTGCATCTACTGTTGGTTTAGGAGGAATACGCCTTTGGGACGGAGAAAAAGTATTGCCGTTGAATCCGGTTACGAATCGTTTAGCCCGTGTTGGAAAAACAGACACTACTTCATGGATGGAAATGATTTCAAGAGGAGTTCCTTACAAAGGGAAAAAAGTAGATATTTTAGTTCGTGTAACCGTATTTTCTGGAAAAAGAGAGGCTAAAGTAGAAGCCGTTAGCTTAACTGGAGAAAAAGTGCAGTTTGTTACCGGAGTAAATTATTTTAAAGATTTTGAAACCAAAAAAGGAGCTAATTATATCGCCGTATGGGGAAAACATCCTGAAGACGTAGCTGCTGAAGTTATAGGGATTGGAGCAGCAATAAAGTACAATCCTAAAGATTATGTAAAAAATACAGATGACGGAACTCAGTATCTGCTGATCTCTAAGCCAACTGTGTCTTTAGAAACAAAAATTATATCTTCAAGCGAAAGAGAACAGGAACTAAATACTTTGGATAAATTAGAAGCCTATATAAAATAG
- a CDS encoding GH92 family glycosyl hydrolase, which yields MKMCAKVIMLAISLFFINKSNAQNQLHNYVDPMIGSEGDGRVFIGPSCPYGMVKPSPDCTSRPNSGWLPLPTEVTGFSQVHVSGTGGGPKYGNIQIMPFSGALDKLDQTSHRAEENVKLGYYETVFKENQIKTEITTAEKTSFYRITYPKNTTKELKIDPGFFLGENPEPYAREAQQFVGSQIEIVSDTEVRGYSRINGGWNNGRAYTVYFWAVFDQPIAKYVTWKDGKFYVNQSAQFDSGKKTAVLVSFGKEGKQELNVKIGISFLSELKAKNNIETEIPHWDFNTVLADLENKWEQLLSRIKLSPDTSAEYKKMFYTGLYHTMLAPVNRTGENPLWTNDEPYYDDFYCIWDTFRTSSPLITLIDPKRQVEIVNALLNIYKREGYLPEGRSGNDNGRTQGGSNAETVLADAFVKNLKGIDYELALKAMLKDAEVPPGGNEEREGRGGLLEYLRLGYVPFGIDRAGNRTIDYAYNDYNIATVAKGLNHMEIYDRYMKQADNWKNLWRADYENNGAKGFIMPKDASGKWLDDVVFGESRIQKPTYKYTPVITESPWYVCHWCVFFYEGTSWEYSLSIPHDLPEVVRKSGGDLAFKNRLDTFFDTKLYDVSNEPSFLAPTMYHWIGKPYLSSDRIRGIIKENFNTSHEGLPGNDDSGAMSSWLAFHMMGLYPNAGQPYYLLNTPLIKETILQLEEGKSFKITAKNLSDTKKYVKSALLNGKPYNQAWILHEDIVKGGELILEMDSKPSAWGTTILPPTK from the coding sequence ATGAAAATGTGTGCTAAGGTTATAATGTTAGCGATATCGCTATTCTTTATTAATAAGAGTAATGCCCAAAATCAGCTGCACAATTATGTAGATCCCATGATTGGGTCAGAAGGGGATGGCAGAGTATTTATCGGTCCTTCCTGTCCTTATGGTATGGTAAAACCAAGTCCGGATTGTACATCAAGACCTAATAGCGGATGGCTGCCGTTGCCAACGGAAGTAACAGGATTCAGTCAGGTTCATGTTAGCGGAACCGGCGGTGGTCCTAAATACGGAAATATACAGATTATGCCTTTTTCAGGAGCTTTAGATAAATTAGACCAAACGTCGCATAGGGCTGAAGAAAATGTGAAATTGGGTTATTATGAAACGGTTTTCAAAGAAAATCAGATAAAGACTGAAATAACAACAGCTGAGAAAACTTCTTTTTATCGCATTACGTATCCTAAAAACACAACCAAAGAGTTAAAGATTGACCCAGGTTTTTTCTTGGGAGAAAATCCTGAACCCTACGCAAGAGAAGCCCAGCAATTTGTTGGTTCCCAAATAGAAATTGTTTCGGATACCGAAGTTAGGGGATACAGCAGAATTAATGGAGGATGGAATAACGGCCGCGCTTATACGGTTTACTTTTGGGCTGTTTTCGATCAGCCAATTGCGAAATATGTTACTTGGAAAGACGGTAAATTTTACGTCAATCAATCGGCGCAATTTGATTCAGGGAAAAAAACGGCTGTTTTAGTTTCTTTTGGTAAAGAAGGAAAACAAGAACTGAACGTTAAAATCGGAATCTCGTTTTTGAGCGAGCTGAAAGCAAAAAACAATATTGAAACAGAAATTCCGCACTGGGATTTTAATACGGTTTTAGCTGATTTGGAAAATAAATGGGAGCAATTATTAAGCCGTATTAAACTGTCGCCTGACACTTCCGCAGAATATAAAAAAATGTTTTACACTGGTTTGTATCATACTATGCTGGCGCCTGTAAATAGAACAGGAGAAAATCCTTTGTGGACGAATGATGAACCTTATTACGATGATTTTTATTGTATTTGGGATACTTTTAGAACTTCAAGTCCTTTGATTACGCTAATTGATCCTAAGCGACAGGTCGAAATTGTAAATGCTTTACTGAATATATACAAGCGTGAGGGTTATTTGCCGGAAGGCAGAAGCGGGAATGATAACGGCCGAACCCAAGGCGGTTCCAATGCCGAGACTGTGCTAGCCGATGCTTTTGTGAAAAATCTAAAAGGAATCGATTATGAGCTGGCATTAAAAGCGATGCTGAAAGATGCCGAAGTTCCTCCAGGAGGCAATGAAGAGCGAGAAGGACGTGGCGGATTATTGGAATATTTGCGGTTGGGCTATGTGCCTTTTGGCATTGACCGCGCTGGAAACCGTACGATAGATTATGCTTACAACGATTATAATATTGCTACAGTTGCCAAAGGATTGAATCATATGGAAATCTATGATAGATATATGAAACAAGCCGATAATTGGAAGAATTTATGGAGAGCCGATTATGAAAACAATGGTGCCAAAGGTTTTATAATGCCCAAAGATGCTTCTGGTAAATGGCTGGATGATGTTGTTTTTGGTGAATCCAGAATTCAAAAGCCAACGTATAAATATACTCCGGTAATTACTGAATCTCCTTGGTACGTTTGTCATTGGTGCGTTTTTTTTTATGAGGGAACTTCTTGGGAATATTCTTTAAGTATCCCGCATGATTTACCCGAAGTTGTTCGTAAATCAGGTGGTGATTTGGCCTTTAAAAACAGGTTGGATACGTTTTTTGATACTAAATTGTATGATGTCTCCAATGAGCCTTCTTTTTTAGCACCGACTATGTATCATTGGATTGGAAAACCCTATTTAAGCAGCGACAGAATCAGGGGAATCATTAAGGAGAATTTCAATACTTCCCATGAGGGTTTACCTGGAAATGACGATTCGGGAGCGATGTCTTCTTGGTTGGCTTTTCACATGATGGGTTTATATCCAAACGCTGGTCAGCCTTATTATTTACTGAATACGCCTTTAATTAAAGAAACGATTCTGCAGTTGGAAGAGGGTAAAAGTTTTAAGATTACGGCCAAAAATTTAAGTGATACTAAAAAGTATGTAAAATCGGCTTTATTAAACGGAAAGCCTTATAACCAAGCATGGATTTTACACGAAGATATTGTTAAGGGTGGCGAATTGATTTTAGAAATGGATTCAAAACCTTCGGCATGGGGAACAACTATTTTACCGCCAACAAAATAA